The Saimiri boliviensis isolate mSaiBol1 chromosome 12, mSaiBol1.pri, whole genome shotgun sequence nucleotide sequence AGGCAGGGGCCCGCCCTCCCTGGACCACCTCAGATATCCCAGGCTGGAATGGTGAGGGGCAGGTGGGAGCAGTCGGGCCCTTCCCCGGGCAAGCCGCGGTGGGCCACCCGCGCATTCCGCAGCGGGAGGCGGCCAGGCCTGGGGGCCCCGCTGCTCAGGCCCGACTCAGAGGGCAGCCCCGAGTCGCTGGGCCGCACCGTCGCGAAGACCCTCCTGCTCAGAGGCACGGGCCGCTCGGAGTAGGCCCCTTTGTGCCTCCCCCACGGGCGCGGGCAGAGGCGGGTGCGGAAGGCGGCCTGGAAGCCGCGGCGGAAGTTCTCGTTGAAGTAGCCGTAGATGATGGGGTTGGCGCTGCTGTTGAAGAAGGCCAGCCAGTGCGCGAAGGGGAAGGCGTAGACGGTGATCAGGTGCAGCTGCGGTGCGCTGAGTTGCCCGTAGTCGATGAGCAGCAGCAGCGACCAGAGCGGCAGCCAGGACAGCGTGAAGAACAGCGCCACAATGACCAGCATGTGCACCACGCGCGCCCTGCGCCGCGCCGCGCGGGGGTCAGCCACCTCCTCGTCCCCGCGCGCCGGGCCCGGGGCCTGGCAGATCTTGCGCGCGATGCGGGCGTACATGACCACGATGAGCGCCAGCGGCGCCAGGTAGATGTGCGAGAAGAGCACGGTGGTGTAGACCCTGCGCATGCCCTTCTCGGGCCAGGCCTCCCAGCACGAGTAGAGAGGGTAGGAGCGGTTGCGGGCGTCCACCATGAAGTGGTGCTCCTCACGGGTGACGGTCAGCGTGACGGCCGAGGGACACATGATGAGCAGCGCCAGGGCCCAGATGACAGCGATGGTGACCAGCGCCTTCCGCAGGGTCAGCTTCTCGCGGAAAGGGTGCACGATGCAGCGGAACCTGCGGCCGGGGGAGAGAGACGTGGGGTCTGGCAGGGTCCAGCGAGGAAAGGGCGGGTGGCATGGGGGCATCTGACCTTCATCATCGCATCTAGAGCAGCGTCGAAGAACAGCTCAGACGCGAATTGGCTGAGTAGTCACAGAACAAAGGCAGCTACAGGATTTATGAGAGAGGAGGGAACTGCAGATCGTGTGGGAACAATGAATCCTGTGTGCACTTTtccacttttctccttttttctcttttcttttttcttcccccgACCCGCCccgagacagggtctccctctgtcatccaggccggaaggcagtggcaccatttcagctctctgcagcctccaccttctggactcgagcaatcctcccacctcagcctcctgagtagctggaaccacaggaatgcactgtcatgcctggctaacatttaaaattgtgtagagatgaggtctcactatgttgcccagtctagtctcaaagtcctgggctcaagtgatcctccagcttcagcctcccaaagttctgggattacaggtgtgagcctctgagAGAGGTCATTTATGTACTTTTGGTGGTAAACTGATTGCAATCAGGATGTGCAGTCTGTCCTTCAGAAGGATGATTAGATGCGTCAAATAATACAGTTTCTGTTTGTAGATTCTTCAGAAAACCTCAGGAGGGCAGATGTAGAGACTACATGTCAGGCTGCCCCTATGACATCTTGGCCAAAGTCAGTATCAGTATCTCCACCATGCAAGGACAAGTCTGCACCGTTTATTTCCTCATGAGGACAACTCAGCATCAGTTATCACAcactttattatgttttaaagctAAGGTCTTTTAACATAGTTATTACCATCTttatttacagataaggaaactgggaCTCCGGTGTTAAGCAATtgcctcaaggtcacacagcaagttgcAAGGACCAGTTCTGAACCCAGATTTGTCTTGCTTCATATGTCACATAAACCAGTAGCTGGAAACCCTCCATGTATGTGAGACTCTCCTGAAGCAtttcaacaacagaaacaaaatccATGCCTATTCCTCCAGGCCAAGGATTCCATCCTAATGAGTCTAGAAAGGGGTTTGAgcattgtttatttgttgtttttgtttttaaagctcctGAGGTCAGGTGCcatggttcatgcttataatcccagcactttgggaagccaaggtaggagaatcacttcagcccaggagttggagaccagcctgggaaacatggtaaaaccctatctcaaaaaattaaccaggcaaggGAATGcttgcctatactcccagctacacaggaggctgaggcaggagaatcacttgagcccaggaggttgagactgcagtgagccgtgatcacaccacttcactccagcctaggcaaccgagcaagaccttgtctcaaaaaaatttaaaagcgcTCCTGGGGGAAGTCTACTATGCAACTGGAGTTGAGAACTGCTGCTGTAGGTGGAGGTAAAAAACGTCCCTTTGCAGTGTGGTTCCAAGACGACCGCTCTCTGcaagctctttgagggcaggtGCCATGACTTTTAATCTCAGCATTCCTAAGTGTGGTTAGATAAATGCATGAATGACCAGAGGGCAAGTTACTCAAAATactttctgagccttagtttcctcatcttaaaatgAGGCCAATAGTATGACCTACTCTGTGTGGTACTTGTGAAGATTGAGATGACACTCACCACGCTTCTTGAGACATTTTGAATGCTTAATAGAATAAAGAGGGGCTCCTACTCCCCAGAATGGCTTCTGTCATCTACTAATGCCAGAAAATAGAAACCTGAAGAATGTCCAGTCAACCTTACTTGTTTAATGGAGGGGAAACCTTGCCCAGAGGGGTTCTTATGGTCACATGGCTATTGAGAGTCAGAGCCTGCCCTGGAACATAGGTCTAGAGCTGACTGTCGGTCAAGTGTCCTGCCCTTCTGCCAACGTACACTTTTTTTGGCCTGAGAGCCTGACCTTTTACCTCTCCCACAGCCTGACTCAAGCCTCGTTGTCTCAACCTGTAAGACTCTGACCTACCGGCTTCATACTTCACACACTCAAGAAAGCTCCAGAGaatagtggctcattcctgtaatcctagcactttgggaggctgaggagggcagatcattgaagccaggagttcgagaccagcctggccaacatggtgaaaccccatctctactaaaaatacaaaaattagccatgcatagtggtgcgtgcctgtaatcccagctaccccggaggctgaggcacaagaatggcttgaactcaggaggtggaggttgcagtgagccgagatggtcacagccctccagcctgaacaacacagcaaggctctgtctccaaaaaagaaaaagaaaagaaatctccagagaataaataattcttaaagCATGTAGTACTGGCTATGAGTGCAATAGCAGTAAATGGGTAGAGGAGAATCTTGGGGtaatccaggaaggcttcctggatgaGGTGAGACTTGAAGAATACTGCAAACACCACTGAGAGAAGTCGTACTCTCTCATTTCATTCAACAACGATAACAAAACAAAGGTCAATGAAGGGAAGGGAGTTCTGATCACCCAGCTAGTTAGTGGTCTTGTGGAGAGTAGAACCCATCTTCTATCACTTCAGCTGCCTACATCATTGGGTTACAAAAAACCAGAGAGATGGTGTGAACACTAGATTGTACAAAGGGCAGGGCTAAGAAATGCCCATGCTGGGGAGAGAACAAGGAGGAGGGGATGGGtgtacagaataaataaaatgctgttaGCAACTGACATTTGGGCTCTATGCCAGGAACTGTGCATAAGCTTTTATAAGCAGGAGCTTACTGAAGCCTCCCAACCACCCTGTAGGGTAGCTACCATTTACAGACGAGACTACAGAGGCTCAGAGTAATTAGGGGACCCGCCCAACAGGATACACCTAGGCAGGAATGAGCATACCTCCAGCTGATCTGCCTGGCCACCGTTCCCTGGGGTGAAGCACCCAGAGGACGCCCTTCCACCACTAACAAGGCAGTGGGGAGGAGAACTCACACAGTGCAATGCAgaggcctcctgggttcagggccTTATTGATTGCAGAGCCTCCTT carries:
- the NPFFR1 gene encoding neuropeptide FF receptor 1 codes for the protein MEGEPSQPPNSSWPLSQNGTNAEATLAANLTFSSYYQHTSPVAAMFIVAYALIFLLCMVGNALVCFIVLKNRHMRTVTNMFILNLAVSDLLVGIFCMPTTLVDNLITGWPFDNATCKMSGLVQGMSVSASVFTLVAIAVERFRCIVHPFREKLTLRKALVTIAVIWALALLIMCPSAVTLTVTREEHHFMVDARNRSYPLYSCWEAWPEKGMRRVYTTVLFSHIYLAPLALIVVMYARIARKICQAPGPARGDEEVADPRAARRRARVVHMLVIVALFFTLSWLPLWSLLLLIDYGQLSAPQLHLITVYAFPFAHWLAFFNSSANPIIYGYFNENFRRGFQAAFRTRLCPRPWGRHKGAYSERPVPLSRRVFATVRPSDSGLPSESGLSSGAPRPGRLPLRNARVAHRGLPGEGPDCSHLPLTIPAWDI